From the Longimicrobium sp. genome, one window contains:
- a CDS encoding uracil-DNA glycosylase, with translation NVLKCRPPQNRNPQPDEVDACSPYLLRQVELVKPRVILAFGAFAAQTLLGTDITIGKLRGRTHQYRGIPLVPTYHPAACLRHPAWVRSVWEDLQRARDVLEAA, from the coding sequence CAACGTGCTCAAGTGCCGCCCGCCGCAGAACCGCAATCCGCAGCCCGACGAGGTGGACGCCTGCTCGCCCTACCTGCTCCGGCAGGTGGAGCTGGTGAAGCCCCGGGTGATTTTGGCGTTCGGCGCCTTTGCCGCGCAGACGCTGCTGGGCACGGACATCACCATCGGCAAGCTGCGCGGCCGCACGCACCAGTACCGGGGAATTCCGCTCGTTCCCACCTATCACCCGGCCGCCTGCCTGCGGCACCCGGCCTGGGTGCGCTCAGTGTGGGAAGACCTGCAGCGGGCGCGCGACGTCCTTGAGGCGGCCTAG